A stretch of the Paenibacillus dendritiformis genome encodes the following:
- a CDS encoding PIG-L deacetylase family protein, whose protein sequence is MKKRWLFVFAHPDDESFAAGGTIARLSRAGHDVILACATSGCKGRSGEFRFASREELARYREQELRNACSILGVAELVLYRYPDGELKSLDLSKLTDRIQSTIVERRPEIIITFPPDGVTGHPDHIAISRATERAVERAEAPYPEGRKPSLYYTSIPHYYDHCPDSGPAQTCPITARADIRGFRHHKGRALQAYRSQIYSVNRAYPGVMDGDFTVIGDYEYYTLVRANGQPVPPNTAAGALDELPEMDLG, encoded by the coding sequence ATGAAGAAAAGATGGCTCTTCGTGTTCGCTCATCCTGACGATGAGTCCTTTGCGGCCGGAGGGACGATAGCCAGGTTGAGCAGGGCGGGCCATGACGTCATTCTCGCGTGCGCCACCTCGGGATGCAAGGGAAGGTCAGGGGAATTTCGATTCGCTAGTCGCGAAGAATTGGCCCGGTACCGGGAACAGGAGCTGCGGAACGCCTGCTCCATCCTTGGCGTCGCCGAGCTCGTGCTGTACCGGTACCCGGACGGCGAACTGAAGTCGCTTGACTTGTCTAAGCTGACGGACCGGATTCAGTCCACGATTGTGGAGCGAAGGCCAGAGATCATTATTACGTTCCCGCCGGACGGGGTGACCGGACACCCCGATCATATCGCGATTTCCCGGGCCACGGAGAGAGCGGTCGAACGGGCCGAGGCGCCTTACCCGGAGGGGAGGAAGCCATCGCTCTACTATACCTCGATCCCTCATTACTACGACCATTGTCCGGATTCCGGACCAGCGCAGACCTGCCCGATCACGGCGCGAGCCGATATCCGCGGCTTCCGCCATCACAAGGGGCGGGCCTTGCAGGCCTACCGGAGCCAGATCTACTCCGTGAACCGCGCCTATCCCGGCGTCATGGACGGCGACTTCACCGTCATCGGCGACTACGAATACTACACCCTGGTCCGCGCCAATGGTCAGCCTGTCCCGCCGAACACGGCCGCGGGGGCTCTCGACGAACTGCCGGAGATGGATCTGGGGTGA
- a CDS encoding N-acetylglucosamine kinase — translation MAVRRIPLLAVDGGGTKSLAVFTDRQGQLLGRGHGGPSNYHGSGTKGAIRELAAAIREAIADLERSGGCLVIPEPKKEREADVEVECAVFALAGLDTESDRRAVTRLVEEALALLPLQARHLIVENDGYAALLGGTGGQPGILVIAGTGSIIYGIDGHGRTARAGGWGHRVGDEGSGYWIGKQAALAILRAYDGRGADTRLKEWVLPYLGMEREEELFDWMYGSAYSIQTVSRLSRAVGQAASAGDKEAQRILSAAADELFYAAAAVIRHLSFHRDPFVAIMQGGVLQHEGRVREALMRRIEAYAPHVQWDDARREPIYGVIAMGLSYFREKGKGETCE, via the coding sequence ATGGCTGTGCGCCGCATCCCCCTGCTGGCCGTCGACGGCGGGGGGACCAAATCCCTTGCCGTCTTCACGGATAGGCAGGGCCAGTTGCTCGGACGAGGACATGGCGGACCGTCCAATTACCATGGCAGCGGGACAAAGGGAGCGATACGCGAGCTGGCGGCGGCGATCCGCGAAGCGATCGCGGATCTGGAGCGGAGCGGCGGATGTCTTGTCATACCGGAACCGAAGAAGGAACGGGAAGCGGATGTGGAAGTGGAATGTGCCGTGTTCGCCCTGGCCGGCCTGGATACCGAGTCCGACAGGCGCGCCGTTACCCGATTGGTAGAGGAGGCGCTCGCGCTGCTGCCGCTTCAAGCCAGGCACCTGATCGTGGAGAACGACGGTTATGCCGCCCTGCTCGGCGGGACCGGCGGTCAGCCGGGGATATTGGTGATTGCCGGAACCGGTTCGATTATATACGGCATCGACGGGCACGGAAGGACGGCCAGGGCGGGCGGCTGGGGCCACCGTGTCGGCGACGAAGGCAGCGGCTATTGGATCGGCAAGCAGGCGGCGCTGGCGATTCTGAGGGCCTATGACGGAAGGGGAGCAGACACGAGGCTGAAGGAATGGGTGCTGCCGTATTTAGGCATGGAGCGGGAAGAGGAGTTGTTCGACTGGATGTACGGATCAGCCTATTCCATTCAGACCGTTAGCCGGCTCTCCCGCGCCGTCGGCCAGGCAGCCTCTGCCGGAGATAAGGAAGCGCAGCGGATTTTATCGGCAGCCGCTGACGAACTGTTTTACGCCGCAGCCGCGGTGATCCGTCATTTATCCTTCCACCGCGACCCCTTTGTTGCGATTATGCAGGGCGGAGTGCTGCAGCATGAAGGGCGCGTCCGGGAAGCGCTGATGCGCCGGATTGAAGCATACGCTCCGCATGTCCAATGGGACGACGCCCGCCGGGAGCCGATCTACGGGGTAATAGCCATGGGATTATCCTACTTTAGAGAAAAAGGGAAGGGGGAAACGTGCGAATGA
- the argH gene encoding argininosuccinate lyase, which yields MGYREKWMEAEGTSFPGKTYAEVVLEPAFKEAKTHLLGPMMAINKAHLIMLQRQQLVSLDEAKQIAKAIRAIDTEALRQASYTGQFEDLFFQVEHQLLEHAGEIAGNLHLARSRNDMGIAIYRMVLREKLLETLASALKLKEQLLLFASDHTGTLMIGYTHTQQAQPTTLAHYMMAVADSLNRDIRRMMASYANCNRSSMGAAALTTSGFAISREQMMELLAFDELIDNSYDAIGGADYLGEIAAAVQLAAINLGRVVQDMLLWCTQEFGALHVAAPYVQISSIMPQKRNPVSFEHMRALLSSCAGNTNTVLTMIHNTPFGDIVDTEDDMQPYAWKSLAILDNIYRLFAAVIGTMEVNKEVLRERTQGSFATVTELADTLVRTDGLSFRKAHHIVSDVVRQALAQGQAADQITLSLVNESARRHIGRETTLNEQTLREALDPAHFVDIRSLPGGPSPKEVQRMIGIRMNEQQAHLKWVGQAQDKIRRAMRHLDEVILEWSGT from the coding sequence ATGGGATATCGTGAAAAATGGATGGAAGCGGAAGGAACTTCATTCCCTGGCAAAACGTACGCGGAGGTGGTGCTGGAGCCGGCTTTTAAGGAAGCGAAAACCCATTTGCTCGGACCGATGATGGCGATCAACAAGGCCCATCTTATCATGCTGCAGCGGCAGCAGTTGGTGTCGCTTGACGAAGCGAAGCAGATCGCCAAGGCGATTCGGGCCATCGACACGGAGGCGCTTCGCCAAGCCAGTTATACCGGACAGTTCGAGGATTTGTTCTTCCAGGTCGAGCATCAACTGCTGGAGCATGCGGGGGAGATCGCCGGCAACCTGCATCTGGCGCGCAGCCGGAACGACATGGGCATCGCGATCTACCGGATGGTGCTGCGGGAGAAGCTGCTCGAGACGCTGGCTTCCGCGCTGAAGCTGAAAGAGCAACTGCTGCTGTTCGCCAGCGACCACACCGGCACGCTGATGATCGGTTACACGCACACGCAGCAGGCGCAGCCGACGACACTTGCGCATTACATGATGGCGGTCGCCGATTCGCTCAACCGGGATATCCGGCGCATGATGGCGTCCTACGCCAATTGCAACCGCAGCAGCATGGGCGCGGCGGCGCTCACGACATCGGGCTTCGCGATTAGCCGGGAGCAGATGATGGAGCTGCTCGCCTTCGACGAACTTATCGATAATTCCTATGACGCCATCGGCGGGGCCGATTATCTGGGCGAGATCGCGGCGGCCGTGCAGCTTGCGGCAATCAATCTGGGCCGGGTCGTTCAAGATATGCTGCTGTGGTGTACGCAGGAGTTCGGCGCGCTGCATGTGGCGGCCCCTTATGTGCAGATCAGCTCCATCATGCCGCAGAAGCGCAATCCCGTCTCGTTCGAGCATATGCGCGCCCTGCTGTCGAGCTGCGCCGGCAATACGAACACGGTGCTGACGATGATTCACAATACGCCGTTCGGCGACATCGTGGACACCGAGGACGACATGCAGCCATATGCCTGGAAAAGCCTCGCCATATTGGATAATATATACCGCCTGTTCGCCGCCGTCATCGGCACGATGGAAGTGAACAAGGAGGTGCTGCGCGAGCGGACGCAGGGAAGCTTCGCCACGGTGACCGAACTGGCGGATACCCTGGTCCGAACGGATGGCTTGTCGTTCCGCAAGGCCCATCATATCGTCAGCGACGTGGTGCGGCAGGCCTTGGCGCAAGGACAGGCGGCCGATCAGATTACGCTTTCCCTCGTCAACGAGAGCGCGCGGCGCCATATCGGGCGAGAGACGACACTTAACGAACAAACGCTGCGCGAGGCGCTCGACCCCGCGCATTTTGTGGACATTCGTTCGCTGCCTGGAGGACCGAGCCCGAAGGAAGTGCAGCGCATGATCGGAATTCGGATGAATGAGCAGCAGGCGCATTTGAAATGGGTTGGGCAGGCGCAGGACAAGATTCGGCGGGCGATGCGGCATTTAGACGAAGTCATTCTGGAGTGGAGTGGTACTTGA
- a CDS encoding creatininase family protein, with amino-acid sequence MKALGIHGRDIEQVAMDVRFAVVPLGSVEYHGPHAPLGTDTILAESFAERIDASLHPLIYPAIPYSACPGKTRHYPGTIPVRPTVFIDYLADVAEGICRLGIRHIVLLNAHDANMGPAHTAAEQVTGAYPDASFLLINWWQMASADFAQRMGLFLGTAGRGHGGPYEMSAIKAFRPEMVTVQESDLELDADPPLSSVPYVLVEGRPQGWDGYTGRIRQSSLEAGQIFVEEASRHMNLLLQEWLARRTDKTKE; translated from the coding sequence TTGAAGGCACTCGGAATTCACGGGCGGGATATCGAGCAAGTGGCAATGGACGTCCGGTTCGCCGTCGTTCCGTTGGGCTCGGTGGAATATCATGGTCCGCACGCTCCGCTCGGAACGGATACGATCCTGGCGGAGAGCTTCGCGGAGCGGATTGACGCATCCCTGCATCCTTTGATCTATCCGGCCATTCCATACTCGGCCTGTCCCGGCAAGACCCGGCATTATCCGGGCACGATCCCGGTTCGCCCCACAGTCTTTATCGATTATCTCGCCGATGTCGCCGAAGGCATATGCCGGCTCGGCATCCGCCATATCGTGCTGCTGAACGCCCACGATGCCAATATGGGGCCGGCCCACACCGCAGCCGAGCAGGTAACCGGCGCCTATCCTGACGCCAGCTTCCTTCTGATCAACTGGTGGCAGATGGCGAGCGCCGATTTCGCGCAGCGGATGGGGCTTTTTCTAGGAACGGCTGGCCGTGGGCATGGGGGACCGTACGAGATGTCGGCCATCAAGGCCTTCCGCCCGGAAATGGTAACCGTACAGGAATCCGACCTTGAACTTGACGCGGATCCCCCGTTATCTTCCGTGCCTTATGTATTAGTGGAAGGAAGGCCGCAAGGCTGGGACGGCTATACGGGCCGCATCCGGCAGAGCTCCCTTGAGGCGGGGCAGATCTTCGTGGAGGAAGCGAGCCGCCATATGAACTTGCTCCTCCAGGAGTGGCTGGCGAGGAGAACAGACAAGACGAAGGAGTGA
- a CDS encoding NEW3 domain-containing protein, whose product MIRGKSAWRFCSLFMSMVLAGGALLSAQAQPAYADRGIADLWKAIRPLTTIASAMNTGAHPDDEHSATLAYLSLGRGVSTSSVIAVRGEGGQNEIGSELGQALGVIRTRELQEASRITNVTLGMLGEKLDDPIYDFGFSKSVEETLDKWGDSVVYERLIRKIRELRPDVIIPSFLNEASTHGHHRTINVLTVRAFKDAANPDIFPEHLKKGLRPWQIKKLYVPAHATDYSVNIPVGDYDEIYGASYLQLGEESRFMHRSQGMGRVYDEGPGQGELFSKYYKLELSTVTSKEKENDFFDGIAFTFEDLAKEIEAKDKDGKVARDLRALHKDANEVVAAYPSFAGVLKQVHKMKADVQTALAEVQASGLEAAVKEDLLHRLRVKEAQLNIASKEAASVVAKVKPADSELVAGQTTKVVVSAFNGGSTTLRNVKLSLRVPAGWKAAPAGATRFEQLGYNETASAVFEVTVPANAPLFKPYDPAVFQGKAEYEAYGTATTLDVAPQNAVAVLPPYSMTLSPKATILNTLRAGEPIPVKVTVRNYTPGASKASVSLNVPEGWTVEPAVEELSFAAKGETKSAAFTVKAASNVAPGAFSVKAIAKNGAVLSTHGAQVIEYPHIGRTYLVQPAELSIQAFDLKVPDQLKVGYVSSGFDNIDQYLRQAGVDVVNLEAKDIESGDLSPYDTIVLGIRAYAFRPELIPSNQRLLSYVKDGGNLVVQYHKPEDKWSPELAPYPITIGTPLIQWRVTDENSKVTMLAPDHPMFNTPNKITNQDWQGWIQDRSAYNPSQWGKEYTELISNGDPGEKEFTGTFLTAHYGKGVYTYSSLVWYRQIPALVPGSMRMFVNMISQHQ is encoded by the coding sequence ATGATCAGAGGCAAGTCAGCTTGGAGGTTCTGTTCCTTGTTCATGAGCATGGTGCTGGCGGGCGGCGCCCTGCTGTCCGCTCAAGCCCAACCCGCATATGCGGATCGCGGGATTGCCGATCTGTGGAAGGCGATTCGGCCATTGACGACGATCGCGAGCGCCATGAACACGGGGGCCCACCCCGATGATGAGCACAGCGCAACCTTGGCTTACCTGTCCTTGGGGCGAGGCGTGAGCACCTCCAGCGTCATCGCGGTCAGAGGGGAAGGCGGTCAGAACGAGATCGGGAGCGAGCTGGGGCAGGCCCTCGGCGTCATTCGGACCCGTGAGCTGCAGGAGGCATCCCGCATCACTAACGTGACGTTAGGCATGCTTGGCGAGAAGCTGGACGATCCGATCTACGATTTCGGCTTTTCGAAGAGCGTGGAGGAGACGCTGGACAAATGGGGCGACTCCGTCGTCTACGAGCGCTTGATTCGAAAAATTCGCGAGCTCCGCCCGGATGTCATCATTCCTTCGTTCTTGAACGAAGCCTCCACGCATGGACATCACCGCACGATCAACGTGCTTACCGTGAGGGCGTTCAAGGATGCGGCGAATCCGGACATTTTTCCTGAACATCTGAAAAAGGGCCTGCGCCCCTGGCAAATCAAGAAGCTGTACGTGCCGGCCCATGCCACGGATTACAGCGTGAACATTCCGGTTGGGGACTACGATGAAATCTACGGCGCGTCATATCTGCAGCTCGGGGAAGAATCCCGCTTCATGCACCGCAGCCAGGGGATGGGCAGGGTGTATGACGAAGGCCCCGGGCAAGGCGAGCTGTTCAGCAAGTATTACAAGCTCGAGCTGAGCACCGTCACATCGAAGGAGAAAGAGAATGACTTCTTCGACGGCATTGCTTTCACCTTCGAGGATTTGGCGAAGGAGATCGAGGCGAAGGACAAAGACGGCAAGGTGGCCCGTGATTTGCGCGCCTTGCACAAGGACGCGAATGAAGTCGTTGCCGCCTATCCCAGCTTTGCCGGCGTCCTGAAGCAAGTTCATAAGATGAAAGCCGATGTGCAGACCGCGCTGGCTGAGGTCCAAGCATCCGGACTGGAGGCGGCAGTCAAGGAGGATTTGCTTCACCGGCTTCGGGTCAAGGAAGCGCAGCTGAATATAGCCAGCAAGGAAGCGGCGTCCGTGGTGGCGAAGGTCAAGCCGGCCGACAGTGAATTGGTCGCGGGCCAGACGACGAAGGTCGTCGTGTCGGCTTTCAACGGCGGCTCCACGACCTTGCGCAACGTTAAGTTGAGCCTTCGCGTCCCCGCAGGCTGGAAGGCCGCTCCGGCCGGGGCGACCCGCTTCGAGCAATTGGGCTACAACGAGACGGCATCTGCCGTCTTCGAGGTGACGGTCCCCGCGAACGCCCCGCTGTTCAAGCCTTATGACCCGGCGGTGTTCCAGGGGAAGGCCGAATATGAGGCGTACGGCACGGCCACGACGCTGGACGTTGCGCCGCAGAACGCCGTGGCTGTTCTGCCGCCGTACTCGATGACGCTGAGCCCGAAGGCCACGATTCTGAATACGCTCCGGGCGGGAGAGCCGATTCCGGTGAAGGTGACCGTGCGCAATTACACGCCGGGCGCTTCCAAAGCGTCAGTCTCGCTGAACGTGCCGGAAGGCTGGACGGTTGAGCCGGCCGTCGAAGAGCTAAGCTTCGCCGCGAAGGGCGAAACGAAGTCCGCCGCATTTACGGTCAAGGCGGCATCGAACGTGGCGCCGGGCGCCTTTTCCGTGAAGGCGATCGCGAAGAACGGCGCCGTGCTCAGCACACATGGGGCGCAGGTCATCGAATACCCGCATATCGGCAGGACGTACCTGGTGCAGCCGGCGGAGCTCAGCATCCAGGCCTTCGATCTGAAGGTGCCGGACCAATTAAAGGTCGGTTACGTGTCCAGCGGCTTTGATAACATCGATCAGTATTTGCGCCAAGCGGGCGTCGATGTCGTCAATCTCGAGGCGAAGGATATCGAATCCGGCGATCTGTCGCCGTACGACACCATCGTGCTCGGCATTCGCGCCTATGCCTTCCGCCCGGAATTGATTCCAAGCAACCAGCGCCTGCTCAGCTATGTTAAGGACGGCGGCAATCTGGTCGTCCAGTATCATAAGCCGGAGGACAAATGGTCGCCGGAGCTGGCTCCGTATCCGATTACGATCGGAACGCCGCTCATTCAGTGGCGCGTCACGGACGAGAATTCGAAGGTGACGATGCTGGCCCCGGATCACCCGATGTTCAACACGCCGAACAAGATTACGAATCAGGATTGGCAAGGTTGGATTCAAGACCGCTCCGCCTACAATCCGTCGCAATGGGGCAAGGAATATACGGAGCTCATCTCGAACGGCGACCCGGGGGAGAAGGAGTTCACGGGCACGTTCCTGACCGCGCATTATGGCAAAGGGGTCTATACGTACAGCTCCCTGGTCTGGTACCGCCAGATTCCGGCGCTCGTTCCGGGCTCCATGCGGATGTTCGTCAATATGATTAGCCAGCATCAGTAG
- a CDS encoding ABC transporter permease: MIPKRNIKPRKPGIAPFRPVPITQSPYFVYVLVAPLFLVLLAYVVYPLFQTFMQSIQTEDQLSLQNYARFFSLEHTSNLEALWTSIFISVLSVITCAIVGVAMAFLLERYEFPGRKILAVLVLVPMALPPLVGVLSFTFLYGESGIIPRALKELLQLEQVPFALKGIWGVLVVHTFTMYTYFYMTASSAIRNLDPSLEEAAASLGAGRLYIWRRVILPMLTPALVASSLLVFMIAMASYTAPLIFGIERTMTMQIYLSRTNGNLDMAAAQSTILSVVSIAFLLVMRWYQGLRNYQNMSKGVSVHRTEVKSAAGKYVAMLLSIAGIVVLLLPILVLVLISFSADGRWTTQILPPEYTVEHYVKLFTDSKTWRPIANSFQMSFVATIGNVIFGVAAAYAMVRLSFRGKTLLDALIMLPWALPGTVVAVNLIAAFSEPTVFSFNQVLIGSFWILPLAYFVRHLPLVFRSTSATLIQMDASVEEAARNLGASWWYSFRRVVFPMALSGILAGTLLAFVQGIGEFVSSILLFTARSTPLSVEIFQRMYSFEFGTACAYGVLQISLIIIVLFVSRKITGDSAAM; this comes from the coding sequence ATGATACCGAAACGGAACATAAAACCGAGGAAACCGGGGATTGCTCCATTCAGGCCCGTTCCCATTACGCAGTCGCCCTATTTTGTCTATGTCCTGGTCGCGCCCTTGTTTTTGGTGCTGTTGGCTTATGTCGTATATCCGCTGTTCCAGACGTTCATGCAAAGCATTCAGACAGAGGATCAACTCTCGCTTCAAAACTATGCCCGCTTTTTTAGCCTGGAGCATACCTCCAATCTGGAAGCGCTCTGGACCAGCATTTTTATTTCGGTGTTAAGCGTGATCACCTGCGCGATTGTCGGCGTTGCGATGGCCTTTCTGCTGGAACGCTACGAATTCCCCGGCCGCAAAATCCTGGCCGTCCTCGTGCTTGTCCCGATGGCTTTGCCGCCGCTCGTCGGCGTGCTGTCGTTTACGTTTCTCTATGGAGAGAGCGGGATTATTCCGCGGGCGCTCAAGGAGTTGCTTCAGCTTGAACAGGTGCCGTTTGCGTTAAAAGGCATCTGGGGCGTGCTCGTCGTCCATACGTTCACGATGTACACGTACTTTTACATGACGGCATCGTCGGCGATCCGCAATCTCGATCCGTCGCTGGAAGAGGCGGCGGCCAGTCTCGGCGCGGGACGGCTCTACATATGGCGGCGCGTTATTTTGCCGATGCTGACCCCGGCCTTGGTCGCGTCGTCGCTGCTCGTGTTCATGATCGCGATGGCTTCCTATACGGCTCCGCTCATTTTCGGCATTGAGCGGACGATGACGATGCAGATTTACTTGTCCCGGACGAACGGCAATCTCGATATGGCGGCCGCACAGTCCACCATTCTGTCGGTCGTGTCGATCGCGTTCCTGCTCGTCATGCGCTGGTATCAGGGCCTGCGCAATTACCAGAACATGAGCAAGGGGGTCAGCGTGCATCGGACGGAAGTGAAGAGCGCCGCGGGCAAATATGTCGCCATGCTCCTGTCTATCGCGGGGATCGTCGTGCTGCTGCTTCCGATTCTCGTGCTTGTTCTCATCTCGTTCTCGGCGGACGGCAGGTGGACGACGCAAATTTTGCCTCCTGAATATACGGTGGAGCATTACGTAAAGCTGTTCACCGACAGCAAAACGTGGCGGCCGATTGCGAACAGCTTCCAGATGAGCTTCGTGGCCACCATCGGCAATGTGATCTTCGGCGTCGCTGCCGCTTACGCGATGGTGCGCTTGTCCTTCCGGGGAAAAACGCTGCTTGATGCGCTGATCATGCTTCCGTGGGCCTTGCCCGGCACGGTCGTCGCGGTCAACCTGATCGCGGCCTTCAGCGAGCCTACCGTATTCAGCTTCAATCAGGTGCTCATCGGCAGCTTCTGGATACTTCCGTTGGCGTATTTCGTCCGCCATTTGCCGTTAGTGTTCCGCTCCACCTCCGCCACCCTGATCCAGATGGACGCTTCGGTCGAGGAGGCGGCGCGCAATCTGGGCGCATCGTGGTGGTACAGCTTCCGGCGGGTCGTGTTCCCGATGGCGCTCAGCGGGATTTTGGCGGGAACTCTGCTCGCGTTCGTGCAGGGCATCGGGGAATTCGTCTCTTCCATCTTGCTCTTTACTGCCAGAAGCACTCCGCTATCCGTCGAGATTTTTCAGCGGATGTATTCGTTTGAATTCGGCACGGCCTGCGCGTACGGCGTGCTGCAAATTTCCTTGATCATCATCGTGCTCTTCGTATCGCGCAAAATAACGGGCGACAGCGCAGCCATGTAA
- a CDS encoding ABC transporter ATP-binding protein gives MIEVNLDHVSKQFGNVKGVADVNVRIQPGEFFTFLGPSGCGKTTTLRMIAGFYYPSAGRILFGSSDVTTLPPNKRNTGMVFQNYALFPHMTVFENIAFGLQVRKVAKSEIVRRVERAQKQVHLEGYGSRRIDQLSGGQQQRVALARALVIEPQILLLDEPLSNLDAKLREETRIEIKRLQLELGITTIYVTHDQAEAMAMSDRIMVMQGGVVQQIGSPADIYHRPVNRFVASFIGESNLWEGTVERIADGEAVIRIAPDLALTGLAANASPDCRLETGKRVTMSIRPESIRESLPGEPMDNVVCGSVIISEFTGVSVNYVSQAAGRQLKAMFVNQGHRVRGRGESISLFIPKESIYFLE, from the coding sequence TTGATAGAGGTCAACCTGGATCATGTGAGCAAACAATTCGGAAACGTAAAGGGAGTCGCGGATGTCAATGTCCGGATTCAACCGGGGGAATTTTTCACCTTTCTCGGGCCGAGCGGCTGCGGCAAGACCACGACGCTGCGAATGATCGCGGGCTTCTACTATCCGAGCGCGGGCCGGATCCTGTTCGGCAGCAGCGATGTGACCACACTTCCCCCGAACAAGCGCAACACGGGCATGGTGTTTCAGAACTATGCACTGTTTCCGCATATGACGGTGTTCGAAAATATCGCGTTCGGCCTGCAAGTGAGAAAGGTCGCGAAATCCGAGATCGTGCGGCGCGTCGAACGCGCGCAGAAGCAAGTCCATCTGGAGGGCTACGGCAGCCGCCGAATCGATCAATTGTCCGGCGGCCAGCAGCAGCGGGTCGCGTTGGCTCGCGCCCTGGTGATCGAGCCGCAAATCCTGCTCCTCGATGAACCGTTATCGAATCTGGATGCGAAGCTGAGAGAAGAAACGAGAATCGAAATCAAAAGATTGCAGCTGGAGCTCGGCATCACGACGATCTATGTCACGCATGATCAGGCCGAGGCGATGGCGATGTCGGACCGGATTATGGTGATGCAGGGCGGGGTGGTGCAGCAGATAGGAAGCCCGGCGGACATTTATCATCGTCCGGTCAACCGGTTTGTCGCGTCCTTTATCGGGGAATCCAATCTGTGGGAAGGAACCGTGGAACGAATCGCAGACGGAGAAGCGGTCATTCGGATCGCTCCGGATCTGGCGTTGACGGGACTGGCTGCGAACGCCTCGCCGGACTGCAGATTGGAGACGGGCAAACGCGTCACGATGTCCATACGTCCGGAATCGATACGCGAGTCCCTGCCAGGGGAGCCCATGGACAATGTGGTCTGCGGCAGCGTGATCATCTCCGAATTTACGGGCGTGAGCGTGAACTATGTGTCGCAAGCGGCGGGGCGGCAATTGAAGGCGATGTTCGTCAATCAGGGGCATCGGGTGCGCGGAAGAGGGGAATCCATATCCTTGTTTATTCCAAAAGAAAGCATTTATTTTTTGGAATAG
- a CDS encoding extracellular solute-binding protein, translated as MGHAKKDLKWWMGAVLSLVMLMVTACSGSTASEGGQPAGTNGSQKQKLVIYTARDKNVVEEIIPKFEAKHPEVEVEVLTMGAQQILERVRGEKANPQADFWWGGTQSALMTAAEEGLLESVKPSFADSVPELYKDSEDRWYGEMLLPEVIMYNSAALKKEEAPQDWDDLLDPQYKGKIIIRGVLASGTMRTIYSAMIYRQDANDPAPGYEWLKRLDANTKEYAQDPTNLYLKLAREEGTLSLWNLQDIMIQKELQKQPFDFIYPASGAPILVDGVGVVKGAKNMEAAKKFYEFLFDSNLRVELAEKLYQIPTRTDISKDTLPAWLQGLELKPLPLDWAVMAEKEKEWMQHWDENIKGKGSN; from the coding sequence ATGGGACACGCAAAAAAGGATCTCAAGTGGTGGATGGGGGCAGTTCTTAGCCTGGTTATGCTGATGGTGACGGCCTGCAGCGGCAGCACCGCATCCGAAGGCGGCCAGCCGGCGGGAACGAACGGCTCGCAGAAGCAGAAGCTCGTTATTTATACGGCGCGAGACAAGAATGTCGTCGAGGAGATCATTCCGAAGTTCGAAGCGAAGCATCCCGAGGTCGAGGTGGAAGTGCTTACGATGGGGGCGCAGCAAATTTTGGAGCGCGTCCGCGGCGAAAAAGCGAACCCGCAGGCGGATTTCTGGTGGGGCGGCACGCAATCGGCTCTGATGACGGCGGCGGAGGAAGGGCTGCTCGAAAGCGTGAAGCCGAGCTTCGCCGACAGCGTTCCGGAGCTTTACAAGGACAGCGAGGATCGCTGGTACGGCGAAATGCTGCTGCCGGAAGTCATCATGTACAACTCCGCGGCGCTGAAAAAAGAAGAAGCGCCCCAAGACTGGGATGACCTGCTCGATCCCCAATACAAAGGAAAGATCATTATACGGGGCGTGCTTGCTTCCGGAACGATGAGGACGATATATTCCGCCATGATTTACCGTCAAGACGCGAACGATCCTGCCCCAGGGTATGAGTGGCTGAAGAGGCTCGACGCCAATACGAAGGAATACGCCCAGGATCCGACCAACCTGTATCTGAAGCTGGCGCGCGAGGAAGGCACGCTGTCGCTGTGGAATCTGCAGGATATCATGATTCAGAAGGAATTGCAGAAGCAGCCGTTCGATTTTATCTATCCGGCCAGCGGCGCGCCGATTCTGGTCGATGGGGTCGGCGTAGTCAAGGGCGCCAAAAACATGGAAGCGGCGAAGAAATTTTATGAATTCCTGTTCGATTCCAATCTGCGTGTGGAGCTGGCGGAGAAGCTGTACCAGATTCCGACGCGTACGGATATCAGCAAGGACACACTCCCGGCATGGCTGCAGGGACTGGAGTTGAAGCCGCTGCCGCTGGATTGGGCGGTCATGGCGGAGAAAGAGAAGGAATGGATGCAGCATTGGGACGAGAACATCAAGGGCAAAGGGTCCAACTAA